From Salipiger profundus, a single genomic window includes:
- a CDS encoding peptide chain release factor 3, giving the protein MLDVPSNRPDLPPEIARRRTFAIISHPDAGKTTLTEKFLLYGGAIQMAGQVRAKGEARRTRSDFMKMEQERGISVSASAMSFDYGNFRYNLVDTPGHSDFSEDTYRTLTAVDAAIMVIDGAKGVESQTQKLFEVCRLRDLPILTFCNKMDREARDTFEIIDEIQENLAIDVTPASWPIGMGRDFVGCYDMLRNRLEIMDRADRNKVAESIKIEGLDDPKLAEHVPEALLEQLKEEIEMARELLPTLDPQAVLEGHMTPIWFGSAINSFGVKELMDGIGSLAPEPQPTSAEPRQISPDEKKVSGFVFKVQANMDPKHRDRVAFVRLSSGHFNRGMKLTHVRSKKPMSITAPVLFLASDRELAEEAWAGDIIGIPNHGQLRIGDTLTEGEALKVTGIPSFAPELLQGVRAGDPMKAKHLEKALFQFAEEGAAKVFKPNIGSGYIVGVVGALQFEVLGARIEQEYGLPVRFEPSQFTSARWVHGDKAAVEKFVNANKQHIAHDNDGDVVYMTRLQWDIDRVERDYPDVTLSATKEMMV; this is encoded by the coding sequence TGCCTTCGAACCGCCCCGACCTTCCGCCGGAAATCGCCCGGCGCCGCACCTTTGCGATCATCTCGCACCCGGATGCGGGCAAGACGACGCTGACCGAGAAGTTCCTCCTGTATGGCGGCGCCATCCAGATGGCGGGACAGGTGCGCGCCAAGGGCGAGGCACGGCGCACGCGGTCGGACTTCATGAAGATGGAGCAGGAACGCGGTATCTCGGTCTCGGCCTCGGCCATGTCGTTCGACTACGGCAACTTCCGCTACAACCTCGTCGACACGCCCGGCCACTCGGATTTCTCCGAGGACACCTACCGCACGCTGACGGCGGTGGACGCGGCGATCATGGTGATCGACGGCGCCAAGGGCGTGGAAAGCCAGACCCAGAAGCTGTTCGAGGTCTGCCGTCTGCGCGACCTGCCGATCCTGACCTTCTGCAACAAGATGGACCGCGAGGCCCGCGACACCTTCGAGATCATCGACGAGATCCAGGAGAACCTCGCCATCGACGTGACGCCGGCCTCCTGGCCGATCGGCATGGGCCGTGATTTCGTCGGCTGCTACGATATGCTGCGCAACCGGCTCGAGATCATGGACCGCGCCGACCGCAACAAGGTGGCGGAATCGATCAAGATCGAGGGCCTCGACGACCCCAAGCTTGCCGAGCACGTGCCCGAGGCGCTGCTCGAGCAGCTCAAGGAAGAGATCGAGATGGCCCGCGAGCTGCTGCCGACGCTGGACCCGCAGGCGGTGCTCGAGGGGCACATGACGCCGATCTGGTTCGGCTCGGCGATCAACTCCTTCGGGGTGAAGGAGTTGATGGACGGCATCGGCTCGCTGGCGCCCGAACCGCAGCCCACCAGTGCCGAGCCGCGGCAGATTTCGCCCGACGAGAAGAAGGTGTCGGGCTTCGTGTTCAAGGTTCAGGCCAACATGGACCCCAAGCACCGCGACCGCGTGGCCTTTGTCCGCCTGTCTTCTGGGCATTTCAACCGTGGGATGAAGCTCACGCACGTGCGCAGCAAGAAGCCGATGAGCATCACCGCGCCGGTGCTGTTCCTCGCTTCCGACCGGGAGCTCGCCGAAGAGGCCTGGGCCGGCGACATCATCGGGATCCCCAACCACGGGCAGCTGCGCATCGGCGACACGCTGACCGAGGGCGAGGCACTGAAAGTGACCGGCATTCCGAGCTTCGCGCCGGAACTTCTGCAGGGCGTGCGCGCCGGCGACCCGATGAAGGCCAAGCACCTCGAGAAGGCGCTGTTCCAGTTCGCCGAGGAAGGGGCCGCGAAGGTCTTCAAGCCGAACATCGGCTCGGGCTACATCGTCGGCGTCGTCGGCGCGCTGCAGTTCGAGGTTCTGGGCGCGCGGATCGAGCAGGAATACGGCCTGCCGGTGCGCTTCGAGCCGTCGCAGTTCACCTCGGCGCGCTGGGTGCATGGCGACAAGGCGGCGGTCGAGAAGTTCGTGAACGCCAACAAGCAGCACATCGCCCACGATAACGACGGAGACGTCGTCTACATGACCCGCCTGCAGTGGGACATCGACCGCGTCGAGCGCGACTACCCGGACGTGACCCTCAGCGCCACCAAGGAAATGATGGTGTGA
- a CDS encoding DUF6691 family protein has protein sequence MQIVLAILIGAAFGFVLDRIGATNPNVITGMLTLRRLRLMKTILLAIGTGSILMFGGQMLGLVEVGHMSVKAAYIGVFIGGLLLGAGWAASGFCPGTGVCAAATGRKDALFFIAGGLLGAAAYMATYPMWKASGLLDDVAGGKVTLGTVPGSDYAGLFAVSGDILGIVLGLVFVLVAFVLPDSLAGGHAGKHVPAE, from the coding sequence ATGCAGATCGTTCTCGCCATTCTCATCGGCGCCGCCTTCGGCTTCGTGCTGGACCGCATCGGCGCCACCAATCCCAATGTCATCACCGGGATGCTCACGCTGCGACGGCTGCGGCTGATGAAGACCATCCTGCTCGCCATCGGCACGGGGTCGATCCTGATGTTCGGCGGCCAGATGCTGGGCCTCGTCGAGGTCGGCCACATGTCGGTGAAGGCCGCTTACATCGGCGTCTTCATCGGCGGCCTGCTGCTCGGCGCGGGCTGGGCGGCCTCGGGCTTCTGCCCCGGTACCGGGGTCTGCGCGGCGGCCACGGGTCGCAAGGATGCGCTGTTCTTCATCGCGGGCGGGCTGCTCGGGGCGGCGGCCTACATGGCGACCTATCCGATGTGGAAGGCCAGCGGCCTGCTCGACGATGTCGCCGGCGGCAAGGTGACGCTGGGCACCGTTCCCGGCTCGGACTACGCCGGCCTTTTCGCGGTCTCCGGAGACATTCTCGGCATCGTGCTGGGTCTTGTCTTCGTGCTGGTCGCCTTCGTGCTGCCCGACAGCCTCGCGGGCGGTCACGCCGGGAAACACGTTCCGGCAGAGTGA
- a CDS encoding YeeE/YedE thiosulfate transporter family protein, with protein MSLDWKLGGLLLGAVFFAAVLLVKPIGVSTQFVILDGIVADAVSQDFITQTDEGWTSSNAYMAKSSGKYATSAANPLNYSFVFVLAMAAGAFLSARLRGGVSREERSAPRIWRANFGDTPWMRYAVAFAGGFVVLYGARLAGGCTSGHMMSGMMQTALSGYIFAAGAFLAAIPTAMMMYKEG; from the coding sequence ATGTCCCTGGACTGGAAACTAGGCGGGCTGCTGCTCGGGGCGGTATTCTTCGCCGCCGTGCTGCTGGTGAAGCCCATCGGCGTCAGCACGCAGTTCGTCATTCTCGACGGGATCGTCGCCGACGCGGTCTCGCAGGACTTCATCACCCAGACCGACGAGGGCTGGACCTCGAGCAACGCCTACATGGCGAAAAGCTCGGGCAAATACGCGACGAGCGCGGCCAACCCGCTGAACTACAGCTTTGTCTTCGTGCTCGCCATGGCCGCCGGGGCCTTCCTGTCCGCGCGTTTGCGCGGCGGTGTCTCGCGCGAGGAACGCAGCGCGCCCAGGATCTGGCGGGCGAACTTCGGTGATACCCCATGGATGCGCTACGCGGTGGCCTTCGCGGGCGGGTTCGTCGTGCTTTATGGCGCCCGGCTCGCGGGGGGCTGCACCTCGGGCCACATGATGAGCGGCATGATGCAGACGGCGCTCTCGGGCTACATCTTCGCCGCCGGCGCCTTCCTTGCCGCCATTCCCACCGCAATGATGATGTACAAGGAGGGCTGA
- a CDS encoding OmpA family protein — translation MSLKKAIFRSSTALVVATGLVSPVAAQSLTDMPPERILEGAIDGTVDLGFDTAGLGRNELLATIPRMQMMCESGRADDAIDCARVAEIPQALTQRGASGGGEGQGNARRNAEAQDGTPAEKRPGAAANGNADARAGNGQAKADANAQAKAETGNNGQGQPKPEATDKPVETAQAQSAEEARKKRPDPAAEAAQAGREPGQPVRQGDDARPNAPEQQAATPEPAPNAAPEAAEAPERPERPERQDAEMKRPRENPAREQGQAAETGGEALPDDTARALEQAQQGEPLRTTETPQAGQQPQADATPETSQAAETARGDERQRAEEARQAAREQRSVEEPAQVSDQEQADAVAERARRMGSAAAAGGDTAEAEVVEEDNLTQEDVRSSQEDFRTRIGEAAPAQERPRASNDDDDDDNDGIGAFGKAAIAGLGALALNQILSDDARVVENTGDRLVVEENGQYRVLRNDDALLRQPGSDVTTYRYDDGSTRTVVVYEDGNEVQTIKAADGRVLRRTRTLPDGETIVLFDDTQAEEEVAVSELPQTNERPRRMNIQEVDENELAAALAAESAEGIDRRFSLNQIRNINAVRHLVPEISVDTINFETGSAAIRPEEAQALAALGNAMKQVIADRPGEVFLIEGHTDAIGGWSYNLALSDRRAESVALALTEYFDVPPENMVLQGYGEGDLAVETQQATRENRRAAVRRITPLLQGG, via the coding sequence ATGAGCCTCAAGAAAGCAATCTTCCGCAGCAGCACCGCGCTGGTCGTGGCAACCGGCCTCGTCTCGCCTGTTGCCGCACAGTCGCTGACCGACATGCCGCCCGAACGTATCCTCGAGGGGGCCATCGACGGCACCGTCGATCTTGGCTTCGACACGGCAGGTCTCGGTCGCAACGAGCTTCTCGCGACGATCCCGCGTATGCAGATGATGTGCGAGAGCGGACGTGCTGACGATGCCATCGACTGCGCGCGCGTGGCCGAGATCCCGCAGGCGCTGACCCAGCGCGGCGCGTCCGGAGGTGGCGAAGGGCAGGGGAACGCCCGCCGCAACGCTGAAGCGCAGGATGGCACGCCGGCTGAGAAACGCCCCGGCGCTGCCGCGAATGGAAACGCCGATGCCAGGGCCGGAAACGGTCAGGCAAAGGCCGATGCGAACGCACAGGCGAAAGCCGAGACCGGAAACAACGGCCAGGGCCAACCGAAGCCCGAGGCCACGGATAAGCCGGTCGAGACCGCGCAGGCGCAGTCCGCCGAAGAGGCACGCAAGAAGCGCCCCGATCCCGCCGCCGAAGCAGCGCAGGCTGGGCGAGAGCCCGGCCAGCCGGTGCGCCAGGGCGATGACGCGCGGCCCAACGCGCCCGAGCAGCAGGCCGCGACGCCGGAGCCGGCCCCCAACGCCGCACCTGAGGCCGCCGAGGCACCGGAGCGCCCGGAACGTCCCGAACGGCAGGACGCGGAGATGAAGCGTCCGCGCGAGAACCCGGCACGCGAGCAGGGTCAGGCCGCCGAGACGGGTGGAGAGGCGCTGCCCGATGACACCGCGAGAGCACTTGAGCAGGCGCAGCAGGGCGAACCGCTTCGCACCACCGAGACGCCTCAGGCTGGCCAGCAACCGCAGGCGGATGCCACACCCGAGACATCGCAGGCCGCCGAGACGGCCCGAGGTGATGAACGCCAGCGCGCCGAAGAGGCACGCCAGGCCGCGCGGGAGCAGCGCTCCGTGGAGGAACCCGCGCAGGTCTCCGACCAGGAGCAGGCCGACGCCGTCGCGGAACGGGCGCGCCGGATGGGTTCGGCTGCCGCGGCCGGGGGCGATACCGCCGAGGCCGAGGTCGTCGAGGAAGACAACCTCACGCAGGAAGACGTGCGCAGCTCGCAGGAAGACTTCCGCACGCGCATCGGCGAAGCCGCCCCGGCACAGGAACGTCCCCGTGCCAGCAATGATGATGACGACGACGACAACGACGGCATCGGTGCCTTCGGCAAGGCCGCCATCGCCGGACTGGGCGCGCTTGCGCTCAACCAGATCCTTTCCGACGATGCCCGCGTCGTCGAGAACACCGGCGACCGTCTCGTGGTGGAGGAAAACGGCCAGTATCGTGTTCTGCGCAACGACGATGCCCTGCTGCGCCAGCCCGGATCGGACGTGACGACCTATCGCTACGATGACGGGTCCACACGCACCGTGGTGGTCTACGAGGACGGCAACGAGGTCCAGACCATCAAGGCCGCCGACGGTCGCGTGCTGCGCCGCACCCGGACGCTGCCGGATGGCGAGACCATCGTGCTGTTCGACGACACGCAGGCAGAGGAAGAGGTCGCGGTCAGCGAGCTGCCGCAGACCAACGAACGCCCTCGGCGGATGAACATCCAGGAGGTCGACGAGAACGAGCTCGCGGCAGCCCTCGCGGCGGAAAGCGCCGAGGGCATCGACCGCCGGTTCTCGCTGAACCAGATCCGCAACATCAACGCGGTGCGCCATCTCGTCCCCGAGATCAGCGTCGACACGATCAACTTCGAGACCGGCTCCGCCGCGATCCGTCCGGAGGAAGCGCAGGCGCTTGCCGCTCTGGGCAACGCCATGAAGCAGGTTATCGCGGACCGCCCGGGCGAGGTCTTCCTGATCGAGGGTCATACCGATGCGATCGGTGGCTGGAGCTACAACCTCGCGCTGTCCGACCGGCGTGCGGAATCGGTAGCCCTTGCGCTGACTGAGTATTTCGACGTGCCGCCCGAGAACATGGTGCTGCAGGGCTACGGCGAGGGTGATCTCGCGGTCGAGACCCAGCAGGCAACGCGCGAGAACCGCCGCGCCGCCGTGCGCCGCATCACGCCGCTGCTGCAGGGCGGCTGA
- a CDS encoding vWA domain-containing protein: MPEYVPIAIPDHPRLAQNIIHFARALRRAGLPVGPGRVIDAIRAVAAAGFTDRMDFYWTLHACFVSRPEHRIVFAQIFRLYWRDPRYLEHMMSMMLPAVRGVQEEKLARSAEKRAAQALLGDQMPELPKPEGDDEEATKIEVDSSFTISSQEKLKTLDFEQMSTEEVAEAKRMIARLKLPVKPIPSRRGLAAHAGRRIDWRRTLRASMRQGGEMRSLSHLKPRPRWPNLVVLCDISGSMSQYSRMVLHFLHAVANEKGAGWAKVHAFTFGTRLTNITRHLRQRDVDAALKAAGAEAQDWEGGTRIGQCLHDFNRDWSRRVMGQGAVVLLITDGLDRDDAGALEKEMERLHLSARRLIWLNPLLRWDGFAPKAAGIRAMLPHVDSFRAGHSIQSLEELAAAISRPDDAGEKQRLLAAI, translated from the coding sequence ATGCCTGAATACGTCCCCATCGCGATCCCCGACCATCCGAGGCTCGCGCAGAACATCATCCATTTCGCCCGCGCCCTGCGACGCGCCGGGCTGCCCGTGGGCCCCGGCCGGGTGATCGACGCGATCCGCGCCGTGGCGGCGGCGGGCTTCACCGACCGGATGGATTTCTACTGGACGCTGCACGCCTGTTTCGTCAGCCGCCCCGAACACCGTATCGTCTTCGCGCAGATCTTTCGTCTCTACTGGCGTGACCCGCGCTACCTCGAGCACATGATGTCGATGATGCTGCCCGCCGTCCGTGGCGTGCAGGAGGAGAAGCTGGCCCGGAGCGCCGAGAAACGCGCCGCGCAGGCCCTGCTCGGCGACCAGATGCCCGAGCTGCCGAAGCCCGAGGGCGACGACGAGGAGGCCACGAAGATCGAGGTCGACAGCTCCTTCACCATCTCGAGCCAGGAAAAGCTCAAGACCCTCGATTTCGAGCAGATGTCCACCGAGGAGGTCGCCGAGGCCAAGCGCATGATCGCCCGGCTGAAGCTGCCGGTGAAGCCGATCCCGTCGCGACGGGGCTTGGCGGCCCACGCCGGGCGGCGCATCGACTGGCGGCGCACGTTGCGTGCCTCGATGCGGCAGGGCGGCGAGATGCGGTCGCTGTCGCACCTGAAGCCGCGCCCGCGCTGGCCGAACCTCGTGGTGCTCTGCGACATCTCGGGGTCCATGAGCCAGTACAGCCGCATGGTGCTGCATTTCCTGCACGCGGTTGCCAACGAGAAGGGCGCGGGCTGGGCGAAGGTGCACGCCTTTACCTTCGGCACGCGGCTCACCAACATCACCCGGCACCTGCGGCAGCGCGATGTCGACGCGGCGCTCAAGGCCGCCGGCGCCGAGGCGCAGGACTGGGAGGGCGGCACCCGCATCGGCCAGTGCCTGCATGACTTCAACCGCGACTGGTCGCGGCGGGTCATGGGGCAGGGCGCGGTGGTGCTGCTGATCACCGACGGGCTCGATCGCGACGATGCCGGGGCGCTCGAGAAAGAGATGGAGCGGCTGCATCTCTCGGCGCGGCGGCTCATCTGGCTCAACCCGCTGTTGCGCTGGGACGGCTTCGCGCCGAAGGCGGCCGGCATCCGCGCGATGCTGCCGCATGTCGACAGCTTCCGGGCGGGGCACTCGATCCAGTCGCTCGAAGAGCTTGCGGCGGCGATCTCGCGGCCCGACGACGCCGGCGAGAAGCAGCGCCTTCTGGCGGCGATCTGA